One region of bacterium genomic DNA includes:
- a CDS encoding cytochrome c peroxidase: MAKQQELYETLRNRDPQAPHLVELPPGSPEFPQNPKNPLTKAGVQLGRWLFYDPIISGDNTMSCSSCHVQSLGFADRKRFSPGIHGQNMGRNTMALANLAWSRNFFWDGRAPSLEAQAVIPIQEPKELDQPMTGLIEELKRHPVYPAMFGLAFGNTEITEERIGRAIGQFVASIVSFEAPLDEIERVDVGLKREDEISPEFLEFRLTKADKITKDTLNLCAKCHRGVDRHGNATGLYGGYRMANNGLEQGQFKAPTLRNIALTPPYMHDGRFDTLEEVLDHYDHGVKDFGGLSPALREANEQPKKLNLSPEAKKKILIYLNLMTDKALLQNKNYSNPFR; encoded by the coding sequence TTGGCAAAGCAGCAGGAGCTCTATGAGACATTGCGGAACAGAGACCCCCAAGCGCCTCACCTCGTCGAATTGCCACCCGGCTCGCCGGAGTTTCCGCAAAATCCAAAAAATCCGCTGACCAAGGCCGGGGTCCAGCTGGGGCGCTGGCTCTTTTACGACCCGATCATTTCCGGGGACAATACGATGTCGTGCAGTTCCTGCCACGTGCAGTCCCTGGGATTCGCCGATCGCAAGCGATTCAGCCCCGGCATTCACGGGCAGAATATGGGGCGAAACACGATGGCTTTGGCGAATTTGGCCTGGAGCCGGAACTTTTTCTGGGACGGCCGCGCGCCCAGTCTGGAGGCCCAGGCGGTCATTCCCATACAAGAGCCGAAGGAGCTTGACCAGCCGATGACCGGCCTGATCGAGGAACTGAAGCGGCATCCGGTTTATCCGGCTATGTTCGGCCTGGCCTTCGGGAATACGGAGATCACCGAGGAGAGAATCGGGAGGGCGATCGGACAGTTCGTCGCCAGCATCGTCTCTTTCGAGGCGCCGCTGGATGAAATCGAGAGAGTCGATGTCGGGTTAAAAAGAGAGGATGAAATTTCCCCGGAATTCCTCGAATTCCGGTTGACCAAGGCCGATAAGATTACCAAAGACACCTTGAATCTGTGCGCCAAGTGCCACAGAGGCGTCGATCGGCATGGAAACGCCACGGGCCTCTACGGAGGTTACCGCATGGCCAATAATGGTTTGGAACAGGGGCAATTTAAGGCGCCGACCTTGCGAAACATCGCTCTAACGCCTCCCTACATGCACGATGGGAGATTTGATACCTTGGAGGAAGTTCTCGATCACTATGATCACGGCGTTAAGGATTTCGGCGGGTTGAGTCCCGCGTTGCGCGAAGCGAACGAACAGCCGAAGAAGCTGAATCTGAGCCCGGAAGCAAAGAAGAAAATCCTGATTTATCTGAATCTCATGACGGACAAGGCCCTGCTCCAAAATAAAAATTATTCGAATCCTTTTCGTTAA
- a CDS encoding long-chain fatty acid--CoA ligase has product MKNRDHWKESLLNYFLSDLGMDLNQTISLPRVFLRCASHYHSKPAVMEKRNGRYAPVAYSEILDQASDFAQALIDLGFKAHDRFALFLKNSPAWPVADFGTMFAGGATVPIYETLIAHAVRHILKDSGAVGVVLEDKNQFEKVKSVWAEVPSLEFVVVRRPEGVALKKDKVLSLEDFLKRGAEARRKKPDAIEKRLDLVRRDDVASIVYTSGTTGDPKGVMLTHRNFLSNVYGVASVTDVNARDIMLSILPLSHVFERTIGYYVPLLFGATVAYAESIDTVSQNLTEVKPTIMCAVPRLFEKIYTRMLKKIDESNPVKKRLFQWAVEVGRQVWASQDRMHRKQAADRRQRHRPEERFRDNGLKIFNPALKVSYALAEKLVYSKLRASMGGRLRFFVSGGAALNPEVITFFRNLNIAIYEGYGMTESSPVISFNYANKFKPGTVGKLLPHVQVKLSPEGEILAKGPNVMKGYFNNPKATAEAIDADGWLHTGDVGVFDEDNYLKITDRIKEIIVMSNGKNVAPLPIENMLTQSPIVANAMAIGNNRKYITALIFPAEAELQVLAKSLGVTAKNFEELCRNKKIVERFVKIVEDVNRDLSRYEQVKKFEIVPHELTVDGGEITPTLKLKRRILDKKFGELIEKMYPAGEG; this is encoded by the coding sequence ATGAAAAACAGAGACCACTGGAAGGAATCCCTGCTCAACTATTTCCTCTCGGACCTCGGGATGGACTTGAATCAGACCATCTCGCTCCCCCGGGTCTTCCTCCGCTGCGCGTCGCATTACCATTCGAAACCGGCCGTAATGGAAAAGAGGAACGGGCGTTACGCGCCGGTGGCGTACTCCGAGATCCTCGACCAGGCGAGCGACTTCGCCCAGGCCCTGATCGACCTGGGATTCAAGGCGCACGACCGCTTCGCCCTCTTTCTCAAGAACTCGCCCGCGTGGCCGGTCGCCGATTTCGGCACGATGTTCGCGGGCGGCGCGACGGTGCCCATCTACGAGACCCTGATCGCTCACGCCGTCCGGCACATCTTGAAGGACTCGGGGGCCGTGGGCGTGGTCCTCGAGGACAAGAACCAGTTCGAAAAGGTGAAGTCGGTCTGGGCCGAGGTGCCCTCGCTCGAATTCGTGGTGGTGCGCAGGCCCGAGGGCGTCGCCCTCAAGAAGGATAAGGTCCTCTCGCTGGAGGATTTTCTCAAGCGGGGCGCCGAGGCGCGGAGGAAGAAACCCGACGCCATCGAGAAGCGGCTGGATCTCGTCAGGCGCGACGACGTCGCGAGCATCGTCTACACGAGCGGAACCACCGGCGACCCCAAGGGCGTCATGCTCACGCACCGGAACTTCCTCTCCAACGTCTACGGCGTGGCCTCGGTCACCGACGTGAACGCGAGGGACATCATGCTTTCGATCCTCCCCCTCTCGCACGTCTTCGAGCGCACGATCGGCTATTACGTCCCCCTCCTCTTCGGCGCGACGGTCGCCTACGCCGAATCGATCGACACGGTTTCGCAAAACCTGACGGAAGTGAAGCCCACCATCATGTGCGCCGTGCCCCGGCTCTTCGAAAAGATCTACACGCGCATGTTGAAGAAGATCGACGAATCGAACCCGGTCAAGAAAAGGCTCTTTCAATGGGCCGTCGAGGTGGGCCGCCAGGTTTGGGCCTCCCAGGACCGGATGCACCGCAAGCAGGCCGCCGACCGGCGCCAGCGCCACCGGCCCGAGGAACGTTTCCGGGACAACGGCCTCAAGATCTTCAACCCCGCCCTCAAGGTCTCCTACGCCCTGGCCGAAAAGCTCGTGTACAGCAAGCTGCGCGCCTCCATGGGCGGGCGGCTCCGCTTCTTCGTCTCCGGCGGGGCGGCCCTGAACCCGGAGGTCATCACCTTCTTCCGGAACCTGAACATCGCCATCTACGAGGGGTACGGCATGACCGAGTCCAGCCCGGTCATCAGCTTCAATTACGCCAACAAGTTCAAGCCGGGGACGGTGGGCAAGCTCCTCCCGCACGTGCAGGTGAAGCTCTCGCCCGAGGGCGAGATCCTGGCGAAGGGGCCGAACGTGATGAAGGGCTACTTCAACAATCCGAAGGCGACCGCGGAGGCGATCGACGCCGACGGCTGGCTGCACACGGGCGACGTGGGCGTCTTCGACGAGGACAACTATCTGAAGATCACGGACCGCATCAAAGAGATCATCGTGATGAGCAACGGCAAGAACGTCGCGCCCCTGCCGATCGAGAACATGCTGACCCAGTCCCCGATCGTCGCCAACGCGATGGCGATCGGAAACAACCGCAAATACATCACGGCCCTGATCTTTCCCGCCGAGGCCGAGCTGCAGGTCCTGGCCAAGAGCCTGGGCGTCACGGCCAAGAATTTCGAGGAGCTGTGCCGGAACAAGAAGATCGTCGAGAGGTTCGTGAAGATCGTCGAGGACGTCAACCGCGACCTCTCGCGCTACGAGCAGGTGAAGAAATTCGAGATCGTCCCCCACGAGCTGACCGTCGACGGCGGCGAGATCACGCCGACCTTGAAACTCAAGCGCCGGATTTTGGACAAGAAGTTCGGCGAACTCATCGAGAAGATGTATCCGGCGGGTGAGGGCTGA
- a CDS encoding protein kinase: MDILAGRFETVKVLGEGGFGKTLLVLDKLQGDRPCALKLLSSVTTDPTKEFELLRSLYHPHIVEVLSAGRLEDRDRTPYLVFEYVDGGEITALKDFWDPFAQTCRALSYLHSREVVHGDLKPSNLIVAKTGRAKLIDFGLSFAQKNDGPKMRDLPAGTFAYMAPEVIQKGERGARSDLYALGLILYQLVNRGRLPFPITTEGILKFHLQTPVDGMDWGLAKHPWKTALEKILRRLLAKDPGDRPGDALEVLTALNREAGASFEVHRGLKNTEDEAVFFQDIQDYMDQVGRVLDLPSVTTPKSFLEEEERRIGKYLNALQGAGARGATEWAGRLNEVKARIAIQRGRYREAAAANGSSEGLEIVRALARIFLEDYDAAEKPLSRIAERGGSALNRARADNYLGLAAYNRGRLDRAADCFERSLTGMRALGEKAGVVSNAMNLAAVRQQQGRISDALKLYQDALAAAEGLKNSYLLAILLSNMANLYLSVGAVDEGEAHLAKSENLAGALGMTLMDGYNLLLAADAAMWRRDFAEADRHLETAAEIFQKIPSPMYLALARVASAENGLRAHSWRDLPDRIARASAAVSKSNLPDAHCRLELVKLQFQISQKKDLDQAERRLAGIEMKASTPQDKFQAEATKAQLKLAQNQAAEAEKSLGGLKELLEKDRKSVPIAYRAGLAEAPRYALYWEAEEALRVSREPVAETSLWKLVEINRRLVSEKNPERLIGMVLDAAIELTGAERGFLIMPEYGKWKRGTWKVKAARHFRERDLPGGKDLLSRTIIDRVLEKRMPLLVHDAQEESDLKQFKSVQALKLRSILATPVLVHREMLGALYLDHADAASLFADKDLALLKALADQAGLALANARLYDDALRREKALEEARARLEETNARLEEELKKKSEWAETVEEELKKAQVAGPVVARSAVMRHIVTQVPAMARLKRPVLLVGEAGVGKGFLAKLLHQEAGAGPFRREPASQLPRQKSSPEGLEALTRLFDDARGGTLYVDEITDLPAPFQRDLAKRLATSQDVFVVLSTRVDPKEAVKKELLLPELQRALTGSEVRIPPLRERKEDVGPLIAHFLRELSTTQNLHRGIKKSAMGILHEYDWPGNVRELRLEVERAALASQTSISPTDLSPNVLGQSGFVPGVPKKEAVDLHEKRAQFERETILRVLEGTGWNKLRAAKKLGLSRAMLYIKLQKYKIPLR; this comes from the coding sequence GTGGACATCCTGGCTGGACGTTTTGAGACAGTCAAGGTCCTGGGCGAGGGGGGCTTCGGCAAGACCCTTCTCGTCTTGGATAAACTTCAGGGCGACCGCCCCTGCGCCCTGAAACTCCTCTCCTCCGTCACGACCGACCCGACGAAGGAATTCGAACTCCTGCGATCCCTCTACCACCCCCACATCGTGGAGGTCCTCTCCGCGGGGCGGCTGGAGGATCGCGACCGCACGCCCTACCTCGTCTTCGAATACGTCGACGGGGGGGAGATCACCGCCCTGAAGGATTTTTGGGACCCTTTCGCCCAGACCTGCCGCGCCCTCTCCTACCTCCACTCGCGGGAGGTGGTGCACGGGGACTTGAAACCCTCCAACCTCATCGTCGCGAAGACCGGCCGGGCGAAGCTGATCGACTTCGGGCTGTCCTTCGCACAGAAGAACGACGGACCGAAGATGCGGGATCTTCCCGCGGGGACCTTCGCCTACATGGCCCCCGAGGTGATCCAAAAGGGCGAGAGGGGCGCGCGCTCCGATCTCTACGCCCTGGGACTCATCCTTTATCAACTCGTCAACCGGGGGCGACTCCCCTTTCCGATCACAACGGAGGGCATCCTCAAGTTCCATCTTCAGACGCCGGTCGACGGCATGGACTGGGGGCTCGCCAAACACCCGTGGAAGACGGCCCTCGAGAAGATCCTGCGAAGGCTTTTGGCCAAGGATCCGGGGGACCGGCCGGGCGACGCCCTGGAGGTCCTGACGGCGTTGAACCGCGAGGCGGGCGCGTCCTTCGAGGTTCATCGCGGTCTCAAGAACACGGAGGACGAGGCCGTCTTCTTCCAGGACATTCAGGACTACATGGACCAGGTGGGTCGTGTCCTGGACCTCCCGTCGGTCACCACCCCGAAATCCTTCCTGGAGGAGGAAGAGCGGAGGATCGGAAAATATCTGAACGCCCTTCAAGGAGCGGGGGCGCGGGGCGCAACGGAGTGGGCCGGACGTTTGAACGAGGTCAAGGCAAGGATCGCGATCCAGCGGGGACGCTACCGCGAGGCCGCAGCGGCGAATGGGTCCTCCGAGGGTCTCGAGATCGTCCGGGCCCTGGCCCGGATCTTCTTGGAGGACTACGACGCGGCCGAAAAGCCCCTTTCCCGGATTGCGGAACGGGGCGGGAGCGCCCTGAACCGCGCGCGCGCGGACAACTACCTGGGTTTGGCCGCCTACAACCGCGGCCGGCTCGACCGGGCCGCGGACTGCTTTGAACGGTCCCTGACGGGGATGCGCGCCCTCGGCGAAAAGGCCGGCGTCGTCTCCAACGCGATGAACCTGGCCGCCGTCCGCCAGCAGCAGGGAAGGATCTCGGACGCCCTGAAGCTCTATCAGGACGCGCTCGCGGCGGCCGAGGGGCTGAAAAATTCCTACCTCCTGGCGATCCTCCTCTCCAATATGGCCAACTTGTATCTTTCCGTCGGCGCCGTCGATGAGGGGGAGGCCCATCTCGCCAAATCGGAGAACCTCGCGGGCGCCTTGGGGATGACGTTGATGGACGGCTACAATCTCCTGCTGGCCGCCGACGCCGCCATGTGGCGTCGCGACTTCGCCGAAGCCGACCGGCACCTGGAGACAGCCGCGGAAATCTTTCAAAAGATCCCGTCGCCGATGTACTTGGCGCTCGCGCGGGTTGCCTCCGCGGAGAACGGGCTCCGCGCGCACTCATGGCGGGACCTCCCCGATCGCATCGCCCGGGCCTCCGCGGCCGTCTCGAAGTCGAACCTCCCCGACGCGCATTGCCGCCTGGAGCTCGTGAAGCTGCAATTCCAGATCTCCCAAAAAAAGGACTTGGACCAGGCCGAACGGCGGCTTGCCGGCATCGAAATGAAGGCGTCGACGCCCCAGGACAAGTTCCAGGCGGAAGCGACGAAGGCCCAGTTGAAGCTCGCCCAAAATCAAGCCGCGGAGGCCGAGAAGAGCTTGGGTGGACTCAAGGAACTCCTCGAAAAAGACCGCAAGTCGGTGCCGATCGCCTATCGCGCGGGGCTCGCCGAAGCGCCGCGCTACGCCCTTTATTGGGAGGCCGAAGAGGCCCTCCGCGTTTCCCGAGAACCGGTGGCGGAGACCTCCTTGTGGAAACTGGTCGAGATCAACCGCCGCCTGGTGTCGGAGAAGAACCCCGAACGGCTGATCGGCATGGTCTTGGACGCGGCGATCGAATTGACCGGCGCCGAGCGTGGCTTTCTCATCATGCCCGAGTACGGCAAGTGGAAGCGCGGGACCTGGAAGGTGAAGGCCGCCCGCCACTTCCGGGAGCGCGACCTCCCCGGCGGGAAGGACCTGCTCAGCCGGACGATCATCGACCGGGTTTTGGAAAAACGCATGCCGCTCCTGGTCCACGACGCGCAGGAGGAATCCGATCTGAAGCAATTCAAGAGCGTCCAGGCCTTGAAGCTCCGGTCGATCCTGGCGACCCCCGTCCTCGTCCACCGGGAGATGCTGGGGGCCCTCTACCTCGACCACGCCGACGCCGCCAGCCTCTTCGCCGACAAGGATCTGGCCCTCTTGAAGGCGCTGGCCGACCAGGCGGGCCTCGCCCTCGCAAACGCCCGGCTCTACGACGACGCCCTCCGCCGGGAGAAGGCCCTGGAGGAGGCGCGGGCGCGGCTCGAGGAGACGAACGCGCGCTTGGAGGAGGAGTTGAAGAAGAAGTCCGAGTGGGCCGAGACGGTCGAGGAAGAGCTCAAAAAAGCGCAGGTCGCCGGTCCCGTCGTCGCCCGTTCGGCTGTGATGCGGCACATCGTCACGCAGGTCCCCGCGATGGCGAGGCTCAAGCGGCCCGTCCTGCTCGTCGGCGAAGCGGGCGTCGGCAAGGGATTTCTGGCCAAGCTCCTCCACCAAGAAGCAGGCGCCGGGCCGTTCCGGCGCGAGCCCGCCTCGCAGCTTCCAAGGCAAAAATCCTCGCCGGAGGGACTCGAGGCGCTCACGCGCCTCTTTGACGACGCCCGCGGCGGAACCCTTTACGTCGACGAGATCACCGATCTGCCCGCCCCCTTTCAGCGGGATCTGGCGAAGAGGCTGGCGACATCGCAAGACGTCTTCGTCGTCCTCTCCACGCGCGTGGACCCGAAGGAGGCCGTGAAGAAAGAACTTCTCCTGCCGGAGCTCCAACGGGCCCTGACCGGCTCCGAAGTCCGCATCCCCCCGCTCCGCGAGCGCAAGGAGGACGTCGGCCCGCTGATCGCGCACTTCCTGAGGGAACTTTCGACAACGCAGAACCTGCACAGGGGGATCAAGAAATCCGCGATGGGCATCCTGCACGAATACGACTGGCCGGGAAACGTCCGGGAGCTGAGACTCGAGGTCGAGCGGGCCGCCCTGGCCTCCCAAACCTCCATCTCCCCCACGGACCTCTCGCCCAACGTCTTGGGCCAATCCGGTTTCGTCCCCGGCGTCCCGAAAAAGGAGGCCGTCGACCTCCACGAAAAGCGGGCCCAGTTCGAGAGGGAGACCATCCTGCGGGTCTTGGAGGGGACCGGCTGGAACAAGCTGCGGGCGGCGAAGAAGCTGGGGCTCTCGCGCGCGATGCTCTACATCAAACTGCAGAAATACAAGATTCCGCTACGGTGA
- a CDS encoding FAD-binding protein produces MTRHFNKALDRLEGRPYHPAPLFFIVLAVGVGRTVEEIYLARLGLGLSILSHYTAFYLATFLGFTLIASTLLGESWKKVSRSVVFGILVGLLPPLIDVFWLGPGNFRYFYLDRFYPTLHGAGNSYSEAIAAWSALVAFAVYLFLRSRSPWRTLLGAALGYLFLIATVTLYPKFGNAVFGSLKEGSARGFGYLFLSFVLYVALNFRNFLPSLKRVNHSLPWVALVFLGAALAGDIGNIRPMTWLQALIVLLIHQGVVAANDYYDRDSDALNQRVTRIDRDDLIAVHGLIVWLALTVCFAAPKLGYLYLLYLLFTAAYHHPLTRLKRIFPINYAIEGLVASLALLIGMASTGRYELTGMELAYAGAAFIGFAASSPFKDYKDVPGDEATGTRTLYVVLSGRGWSLAATHRLVSCIVLSFLMGPLFVLYGKGVPILHIALILGAFVLPTFFSLRGKEKKSTVERTAWLITGYLIVSVIALHLATPASPPSTVSGPLKDFGQLRLSADTYESSHPSSLEEVVALVRKANQSRTPIRVRGKAHSMNGASLPRSRELLILTDRLRGYRFGEPGSITVGAGMGIYELRAFLKDQKFRLPVTNDGQGGPTVGGFIAAGGIGGRSDVHGGFWENVLEMTLVTGAGDVLQIRPGDDLFPWMFGSMGQLGIVVSAKLKILGPDPLYPLNEEGTVPPINAGDAEPLYWFTLFVPTAELDAAKEAIQRIRETHAKTFLYRQDYVYPIKFVSFNPPLIFPANMDFVGVGIWGSPVRPDPSLVLAVERDVMSLVAARHATPYRRYIQSEVVSPGTDYRAYFGDVIYQKFLGLKKKLDPGFLLNCGVVFACSNSD; encoded by the coding sequence ATGACGCGTCACTTTAACAAGGCACTGGACCGCCTCGAGGGCCGACCCTATCATCCCGCTCCCTTGTTTTTCATCGTCCTCGCCGTCGGCGTAGGACGCACGGTGGAGGAGATCTATCTCGCCCGCCTGGGCTTGGGCTTGAGCATCCTCTCGCATTACACGGCGTTTTACCTTGCCACTTTCCTGGGATTCACCCTGATCGCGTCGACTCTCCTGGGGGAAAGCTGGAAAAAGGTCTCCCGGTCCGTCGTCTTTGGAATCCTTGTCGGGCTATTGCCCCCGCTCATCGACGTCTTTTGGCTTGGCCCCGGTAATTTCCGGTATTTCTATCTGGACCGCTTTTACCCCACGCTCCACGGCGCCGGAAATTCGTACAGCGAAGCTATCGCCGCCTGGTCCGCCCTCGTCGCCTTTGCCGTCTATCTATTCCTGCGTTCCCGGTCGCCGTGGCGCACCTTGCTCGGGGCGGCCCTGGGCTATCTCTTCTTGATCGCGACCGTCACCCTGTATCCGAAGTTTGGGAACGCGGTCTTCGGCTCCCTCAAGGAAGGGTCAGCCCGGGGCTTCGGGTACCTCTTCCTGTCCTTCGTCCTCTACGTGGCCCTGAACTTCCGGAACTTCCTTCCTTCGCTGAAACGCGTCAATCACAGCCTACCCTGGGTCGCACTGGTCTTTCTGGGGGCGGCGCTTGCGGGGGACATCGGAAACATCCGCCCCATGACCTGGCTGCAGGCGTTGATCGTCCTCCTGATCCATCAGGGTGTCGTGGCCGCGAACGACTATTACGACCGGGATTCGGACGCCCTCAATCAACGCGTCACCCGCATCGATCGGGACGACCTGATCGCCGTCCATGGCTTGATCGTCTGGCTCGCGTTGACCGTCTGCTTTGCGGCGCCGAAACTGGGCTATCTCTATCTCCTCTACCTCCTTTTCACAGCCGCCTATCACCACCCTTTGACCCGGCTGAAACGGATCTTTCCGATCAATTACGCGATCGAAGGCCTGGTCGCATCGCTGGCGCTTCTGATCGGCATGGCAAGCACCGGACGTTATGAATTGACCGGAATGGAGTTGGCCTATGCCGGAGCCGCGTTCATCGGTTTCGCCGCCTCCTCTCCCTTCAAGGACTACAAAGATGTCCCCGGCGACGAGGCAACGGGGACCCGCACTTTGTACGTTGTTTTATCCGGCCGAGGATGGTCGTTAGCCGCGACCCATCGGCTCGTCTCCTGCATCGTGCTCAGCTTTCTGATGGGGCCGTTGTTCGTGCTCTACGGGAAAGGCGTCCCGATCCTGCACATCGCGCTTATTCTTGGGGCCTTTGTCCTCCCCACTTTTTTCAGCCTGCGGGGCAAGGAAAAGAAGTCGACGGTCGAACGCACGGCCTGGCTGATCACCGGCTACCTGATCGTCTCCGTCATCGCACTGCACCTCGCCACCCCTGCGTCACCGCCGTCCACAGTCTCGGGACCGCTCAAGGACTTCGGCCAACTCAGGCTGAGCGCCGATACGTACGAATCCTCCCATCCGTCCTCTCTCGAGGAGGTCGTGGCACTCGTCCGCAAAGCCAACCAGTCAAGAACCCCCATCCGGGTCCGCGGAAAGGCCCACTCGATGAACGGCGCGAGCCTGCCCCGCAGCCGGGAATTGCTGATTCTCACCGACCGTCTGAGGGGCTATCGATTCGGCGAACCGGGAAGCATCACGGTCGGCGCCGGCATGGGCATCTATGAATTGCGCGCCTTCCTGAAGGACCAAAAATTTCGCTTACCCGTAACCAACGACGGGCAGGGCGGCCCCACCGTCGGCGGTTTTATCGCTGCAGGCGGCATCGGCGGGCGATCCGACGTCCACGGCGGATTTTGGGAAAACGTCCTTGAAATGACGCTCGTAACCGGAGCGGGTGACGTCCTGCAGATCCGCCCTGGGGACGACCTCTTCCCTTGGATGTTCGGTTCGATGGGGCAGCTGGGGATCGTCGTCTCCGCCAAGCTCAAGATCTTGGGGCCAGATCCGCTCTATCCCCTGAACGAAGAGGGAACGGTTCCCCCGATCAACGCGGGCGATGCGGAACCGCTTTACTGGTTCACCCTTTTCGTCCCCACGGCCGAGTTGGACGCGGCGAAAGAGGCGATCCAGCGGATCCGGGAGACCCATGCAAAGACGTTCCTCTACCGCCAGGACTACGTTTACCCGATCAAGTTCGTCTCCTTCAATCCGCCGCTCATTTTTCCCGCGAACATGGATTTTGTCGGAGTGGGAATTTGGGGCTCGCCCGTTCGGCCGGACCCCTCGCTCGTGCTGGCCGTCGAGCGGGACGTCATGAGTCTTGTGGCCGCGCGTCACGCAACGCCCTACCGGCGGTACATCCAGTCGGAGGTGGTTTCGCCGGGCACAGATTACAGGGCCTATTTCGGAGATGTCATCTACCAGAAATTCCTGGGTCTCAAGAAAAAGCTCGACCCCGGCTTTCTTCTGAATTGCGGCGTGGTTTTTGCCTGTTCGAACTCCGACTGA
- the prfB gene encoding peptide chain release factor 2 (programmed frameshift) yields MSKEIKERLETLKTKADALRRRLDLPRKKDRLLELENLSRAEGFWNDQKAAGAAAKEMDALRAALDQDKKVGAEIADVESVLELIQEAPDAELEVEAKSKLDRLEAELSDLEFRQMLSGEHDQKNAILSINAGAGGTESCDWAEILLRMYRMWADRHGFANEVIDFTPGDQAGFRSATMTVNGPYAYGWLKAEIGVHRLVRISPFDANKRRHTSFASVFVLPDVEDTIEIEVKESDLRIDTFRSSGAGGQKVNKTDSAVRLTHLPSGIVVACQNERSQHRNKDTAMKILKARLYEREVEKKNAERDKIEDSKMGINFGSQIRSYVLQPYRMVKDHRTDFEMGDAMRVLDGDLDPFIKAYLLQAPESP; encoded by the exons ATGTCCAAGGAAATTAAGGAACGCCTGGAAACCCTGAAGACGAAGGCCGACGCCCTCCGGAGGCGGCTT GACCTCCCCCGCAAGAAGGACCGCCTGCTAGAACTCGAAAATCTTTCCCGCGCCGAAGGATTCTGGAACGACCAGAAGGCCGCCGGCGCCGCCGCCAAGGAGATGGACGCCCTCCGCGCCGCGCTCGATCAGGACAAGAAGGTCGGAGCGGAGATCGCCGACGTCGAGTCCGTCTTGGAATTGATCCAAGAAGCGCCCGATGCGGAGCTTGAGGTTGAGGCGAAATCGAAGCTCGACCGTCTGGAGGCGGAGCTCTCCGACCTCGAGTTCCGGCAGATGCTCTCGGGAGAGCACGATCAAAAAAACGCCATCCTCTCGATCAACGCCGGGGCCGGGGGGACCGAGTCCTGCGACTGGGCGGAGATCCTGCTCCGCATGTACCGCATGTGGGCGGACCGTCATGGATTCGCCAACGAGGTCATCGATTTTACGCCGGGCGATCAGGCGGGTTTCCGTTCGGCCACGATGACGGTGAACGGGCCTTATGCCTATGGGTGGCTCAAGGCGGAGATCGGCGTGCACCGCTTGGTCCGGATCTCGCCGTTCGACGCCAACAAGCGCCGTCACACCTCGTTCGCGTCGGTGTTCGTGCTGCCGGACGTCGAGGACACCATCGAGATCGAGGTGAAGGAGTCGGACCTTCGGATCGACACGTTCCGATCGAGCGGCGCGGGAGGACAGAAGGTCAACAAGACCGACTCCGCCGTCCGTCTGACCCACCTGCCCAGCGGCATCGTCGTGGCCTGCCAGAACGAGCGGTCGCAGCACCGCAACAAGGACACGGCGATGAAGATCCTCAAGGCCCGCCTCTACGAGCGCGAGGTGGAGAAGAAGAACGCCGAGCGGGACAAGATCGAGGATTCGAAGATGGGCATCAACTTCGGGTCGCAGATCCGGTCCTACGTCCTCCAGCCCTACCGCATGGTCAAAGACCACCGGACGGATTTCGAGATGGGGGACGCGATGCGGGTCCTGGACGGCGACTTGGACCCTTTCATCAAGGCGTATTTGTTGCAGGCGCCGGAATCACCGTAG